ACTTTCTACAcattttttcaatatattttaacaTAAACTAAACAATACCAGAATGAATCCTAGTAATTTTAATGTTGAGTCGTCCTTCTACCATATGACAATTTCTCAattttgaatatatattaataactgGAGTTGaataatatttcaaaatttaaaaaaaaataataatattgaccTCTTCCCTAAAGCCAAAAACAAAGGTGTGAAATGGAAATATTCAAACTCTAAGTCATTAATCAAGTAATTTTCAGATGTGAAATTTAATCAAGCCATTAATCAGACAGTAACTAAAAGCAAAatcaaaacttttaaaaatatttaattaaccaTACATCAGCCGTTCCATCAAGAAACGTTACCAACCCAACTGGGGAATTTTAAAACATGATTACACAGTGATATTGTTAACTTAGCCCACCCAACATCCAACCAAAGATcatgtattattatttttttaaaaaaaaaaaattaaaacgcaACACACgatacaaaataataaatagaatttCAACTCAAAATCAGTAATTTTAAATATCGTAATGCCCAATATAACAGACTAAAATTGTTGTTGATTTGGACGTTTATTTGCTTAACTACTTGTTTAATGCAGGGCCCTATGATAAGTTTTAACACAAAAGCAAATGGGTCAAAGAATTGAAGAATATTAATTTCTTTCATTGACatgaaactttttaaattttgtcttgttatgaattttatttactacatgatttaattaaagtaataataatttgtTGATTTATTCTTACGACAGTGATTCGCAGCAGCGACAGAGGTGGTGGCCGTGGTTGAATAAGTGGTGGATTTCTTGAGTATCGGGAGTGTGGCAGGGTGAGTGTATTGAATGGACTTGCTGCTATGATTAATCATTGATTATTATTACTGATTATAGTATATCTATATGAAATCTGCTATGATTCATAGTTAttgataattaatagatttacagGAAGTAGGATCAAGACATGCGGTAGTATGAGAATGTGAATTTACGGAACGTGATAGGGGTGAGTGTATTGAATGGACTTGCTGAGTAATAATACTGGGTTTGAAGTATTTAAGGGTGaagagttggagaaaaagttatgagtttgaaaaatataaagtgGAAGTTATGCTTTCTACATTGGAAGGAGTACTTGTACTCTCGTCCATATTTTCATCTTGACACACATCAGATCAGGATGGCTGTAGTACGATACATTTAAAGTATTATACAGtttatttgaatattataaatCCGAACGCTATAATACCCTAACcttttttattgatttgatCCTTCTACTTGAACTTTTAAAGTATTCAGACCTGCTCATATGATATTATACTGAAATACATATGACACGATCTTAAGTGAGTAACAATTTATATGTTATCTTTACTACACGTATTAAAAACTAATTATGTGCTgccattttgataaaatttctcaaattttaaaagttgTTTTTATGATAACTCTGTGCGATTATAAAAATTACACATATAATATCAtgtgattttaaataatttttaatacacTTTTTTTTATAAGTACTTTCAGTACAcctattaaaaatcaattacatAATTACATTAGCCACTCGAAtagtttgataaaatttttagagATTATTTTGATAATAACTCTTTGTATTTATTATAGAAATTACACATACCTTATTATATGGTTTGAAATAACCTTTAgtacatatattaaaaactaaTTATAGCTAATTGATAACTCTgtgtatttattataaaattttttaatttttagaagttattttaatgataactctgggtatttattataaaaattatatgtaaTTAATATATCATATGACTTAGAATAAGCTCGAGTACACATTAGAAATTAATCCAATAACCTTGAGTACACATTAGAAACTAGTCACCTTAGCCACTTGGATCATCTGagatttattttaaactttGGAACCTCAAGAATCCATCGTCATTTGAGTGTGAAATGAGAGGTGAAATGAGAGGAGAGGAGGGAGAAGATGAGAAGAAAGAATATTTAATAGAGAAAATGGATTAGATTTTGAAAATGTAAATTTATCCTTTAgtttagatatttttaataagggcaattttataatttataagtcTTTAATCACTAAAGTAAATGGAACTACTATTATTTAATCGGGTTGgttaattaaaaactaaaatatattgagaaatctattaattatgctattatcttataaaagaaaaaatatttttctgtgatataaatatttcattcatttataaattaattaaatccgAATGATttgcatttaataaaattaaagaaattcattTGATATATGATGTGTGAAAATTGGTTGGTAATATATTACTACATTTTGAATAAACAGAAGTATCTTATTAGCATATGCTATTACAAGATTACttcaattaatattattaagacAACAATGTGataatagtttaaaattattgtaaaaaaaattcaattttttattttatatatataaaataaaatattttaataaacaatttatttttatatttaataagtataattttaactataatttttattcattaaaaaaataaataaattattaccaTGTATTAtaacagtaaaaataaataaaaatttaaaaaataaatgtggaAAATAATACTGTCTAATCTCTTATATAGTAAGTGGAAAATAAGCATAAAATCCAACCCAATCAAAATGGATTAGAGtaactgaaaaataaataagtgataagtattttttaaataaatatatttagaaaaatattttatctccattttattattttgttgcaATGTTGATGTTAATAAAATCTAGGAATAAAAAGTGtagtaatattaataaaattttgaaaatgtagaaaatatatttttatacttcttttgaaaaataatttatttttaaaatattttttattaaaaatttttataagcatctagaaaatatattagttatttttttaaaaatattttatatgaaattattgaagtattagtaaaattattttttttaagatataCTTGTTTATATCAATTTGATGCATTTGAAATAAAGAATTAAGGGTTGAATTTTAATGAATAATAAGAAGAGCTGTATTTTTACTAATTCAATTAGGTCTGATGTAAGTTTTACTAATTCAATTAGCTCTGATGGATAAACATAGTAATAATAAATTACTGCATGAAGGAGATAAGAAAGTAGGTCTGCCAATCATTTTTGAAAATTTCtaaagagttctatttttttttttaaataattattctttGACAAACATTTGCAGAATATCTCAAGCGTATATATATGTGTCCATCGTCCTGCTTCTCTAAAGCACTTCCATCGCTCTCTCTACAAGCAAATCCGATtcagcgagagagagagagagagagagagagagagactgcTTCCTCTATTTTATGAAGAGAATTCAGCTTCATAATCTCCTTCCAGTTATTCAAGAGAATTAACCCCACTGAGTAAGTGTTTTTCTCGCAGTTTCCTACCCTTTGTTTGGCACCTGAGAAAAAGGATGTACCTGATAAGAAACAAAACATCTTCACTTTGATTCCTTATACTTATCGTTGCACGAACCTCAGAAGTCATCATAACCCATACTTAACAGGCTTTATATTAATTTGCCTTTTCTCAGCAGCCAAACAATAGATTTACATACTATTAAATTGAAGCTCATCAGTCAAGTTTCCTTTTCTTGTTTCTCTAAATTCAGTTCAGAACAATGCTAAACATGGATGGTATAGAGAAAATGGGAAGAGCTTCGAGTAGAAGAGCAAGCCAGAGCATAAGCAGAAGCATAAGCAGGAGCTTCAGTCGGAGCATGGAAGATGTATTTTCAGGTAGGATGTATTCTCGTAGAAGTAGCTTCCATgctgaagaagatgaagaagctCTAAAATGGGCTGCTATAGAGAAGTTACCAACATATGATAGATTGAGAACAACTATCATAAAATCTTTTGTGGAGAATGAGCTCCATGGAGCCAAGATGATTCATAAAGAAGTTGATGTCAGAAAGCTTGATATGAATGATAGGCAGACGTTCATCGATATGCTGTTTAAGGTTGCTGAGGAAGATAATGAgaaattcttgagaaaatttagACAGAGAATTGATAAGTAagtttttctttctcttcctcTTAAATTTAGAAATCCTAGCTgaaatttactttaaaaaaatcatcattTACACACAAATATAGACAGCCAAGATCATGATCTGAATTAGGCTggcttattttttattctttatggTTAATTACTCGTTCTGATTAATGGCATATCTCATGGATTATTGGGTTTTTATATAGTTTTCCTAGATTTCCCTTTCTCAAATAGTAATGAAATGATTAAGTAATCATGCTTGGCCGCAAATAGTTGGGAGTATTAGTATCCGTTAAAGTATCGGTCTATCCAATGTAAACACAGTTTCAGGATCCACTAAAACATTAATTTTGTCCTAACACGCAACCAGACTGTTTCAACTCATCAGCTCAAATTAGTCTGAGTCAACCTGGTCGACGATTCGAGATATTTGTGTTTAATCCTACGTAATAAATcccaattatttttctttgtaaTCTCAGGGTTGGAATCCGACTTCCAACCGTGGAAGTTAGGTTTGAGCGTTTAAGTGTTGAAGCTGATTGCCAAATTGGCAGCAGAGCTCTTCCTACACTTCCAAATGTTGCCAGAAACATTGCAGAATCAGCCATTGGCATGCTTGGGATTCATTTGTCGAAGAGAACAAAGCTCACTATTCTTAAAGATGCTTCTGGGATTCTAAAGCCATCTAGgtaaacaaatcatatcaagaaataattttttatgtctTGTTTAATATATTTACCAATATAAAATTTCCATAACTTGATGTgacttcattttttttctttttgaaggaTGACTTTATTATTAGGTCCACCTTCCTCAGGGAAAACAACCCTTTTGTTAGCATTGGCCGGAAAGTTGGACCCAAGTCTAAAGGTCACCAACCAATTTGACATAGcatttgtttgtgatatgttttataataaaatttttactgtttcaatgaaaatgatttttatttttttttttctttgaacaGGTTAGTGGAGATATAACGTATAATGGGTATAAGCTAAATGAATTTGTGCCTCGAAAGACATCTGCATATATTAGCCAAAATGATGTTCATGTTGGAGTAATGACAGTGAAAGAAACCCTAGATTTCTCAGCAAGGTGTCAAGGAGTTGGGAGTCgatatggtaattaattataatattctaGATCATTAATTAAACACTGATTAATCAAGAAAACGtttcaattattaattaactaatgTAGATCTGCTGAGCGAGCTTTCAAGAAGAGAAAAGGATGCAGGAATACTTCCAGAGGCAGAAGTAGATCTTTTCATGaaggtaaataataataataagcagAAACTACATGAAATCTTCTAAGTTAATTACTTAAAATCTACACGTAATTTTCAGGCAACTGCAATGAAAGGAGCTGAAAACAACCTCTTTACCGACTACACTCTCAAAGTAAGTACTAAGAAATCTTTATTTCCTTACTTGCATGGAAGAAAGCATGtgcatgtgaacatggggccGAGTTATTTAAGACAAATAAGATGTCAACACAGAAATCTAAGTTATGACTTTTTTGCGAATTGGAAGCCAACAAACTCGCTATATGGTCCTTAGCCTCAATTCCTTACCTACTCCTGTGCTGGTTTCTGACTCTTGCTGGATTATGGGGGCCCCTAATGCCTAATCTCTTCTGTTTTTCTAATACCCTTTTGGCTGGTGAACAAATTTACGATGCCACCTACTAATTTCATTTGATTATTGACCAAATCgcatcattattaatattataagcaaaatttgTTGACATTCCATGTTTTTGTTTGATGTCGAATGGAACAGCTGCTGGGGCTTGATATCTGCAAGGACACCATTGTTGGAGATGAAATGCTTCGAGGGATATCTGGTGGACAGAAAAAAAGAGTAACGACAGGTTacatttttaattcttaattataaattaatagtgTCTTGAAGCTTCACTAGATTTTTCTTGTCAATTAAGATATCTTAAAAGAAGCAAGTTGTTATGCTTTAAGCAAATAAGTTATATTTCTGTGGGAACAAGAACCAATGACTGAATAAATGCATATCCTTGACCAAATCTCGGGGTTGAACTTGAATCCACTAACCCTCTCTTACGAATCAAGATAGTGAacaaaaacttatttatttcAAGGCATTATAATTTTGGAAACGTTtacgaaataattaaattaaagttgaaataattcgatttaaattgattcaaaaaaacTTTTACACTCATTTTTTACTTGATTTAAaacgattaaattaaattacggttaacttaaaatatttaataatttcgtaCTAATTATCATATTTAATTCAGAATTACCGTATTTTACTGTTGGATGCAATACAAGTAGTTGAATCTGACACTCTTCCATACTAAATTTATGACGTTCTGATCGCAACTGAATTAAATACAATTGTTAAACCAGAATTGGACTCTTAAATATTGCGATTCGCTAGTACTTTGGGTGGTTCCATCTCATCTCACATGGGTAGTACTTTTCTTACAGATTTATTAGTTCTATACAATTTATCTGACCCAAGATAACTCTAAGATCAATTGAAATAATTCAATTCGAATTGattcaaataacttttgaacccATTTTTTATTTATCCATTATCAATCTATAtaacatttaattaatattaaattattaaataagcgGAGCCTGCCATGATTttaacaatataaataaaatgtatcataattattttaatatacatggtaaattttaattgattgagTATATTTATTGTGTAGATTTTTCATTATagatctaattttttattttgatacagGAGAGATGATTGTTGGGCCCACAAAAACATTATTCATGGACGAAATATCAACGGGTCTAGATAGCTCCACAACATTTCAGATAGTGAAATGCATGCAGCAGATTGTGCACCTTACTGAGGCCACAGTGTTGATGTCTTTACTCCAGCCTGCACCTGAGACATTTGATCTATTCGATGATGTCATCCTCTTGTCAGAAGGGCGTATCGTATACCAGGGCCCACGACAACACATTCTTGAATTCTTTGAGAGATGTGGGTTCCGCTGCCCCGAGAGAAAAGGAACTGCTGATTTCTTGCAAGAGGTCAGAAACCCAAAATCCTACTATTGGGCTATGGGCCTGATGAATAATAATTCAGCAAGATAAAAATTGGACTAATGTTACTTTGTGATTCTTGCAGGTTACATCAAAGAAAGACCAAGAACAATACTGGGCAAACAAAAACAAACCATACAGATACATTTCAGTCCCTGAATTTGCAGAAAAGTTCAAGAATTTCCATGTGGGCATGCAGCTAGAGAACGAGCTCTCCGTGCCATTTGACAAGTCACATGGCCACAGAGCAGCTCTAGCATTCTCAAAATATTCAGTTCCAAAACTTGACCTACTCAAGGCCTGCTGGGATAAGGAATTTTTACTGATTAAGAGAAATGCTGTGGTTTTTGTCTCTAAGACTGTCCAAATTATTATTGTTGCAATTATATCATCTACTGTGTTTATAAAGCCCAGAATGCATACAAGGAATGAAGCAGATGGATCAATCTATGTTGGAGCACTTCTGTTTACAATGATCATTAACATGTTTAATGGATTTGCTGAGCTTTCTCTGATGATCTCAAGGCTTCCAGTGTTTTACAAGCAAAGAGACCTTCTGTTTCACCCACCTTGGACTTTCACTCTCCCAACTTTCCTGCTTGCATTGCCCATATCCATAATAGAGTCCATTGTTTGGGTGTGTATTACTTATTACTCCATAGGATTTGCTCCTGAAGCCAGCAGGTAAATTTAATCATACCCATACTTCTTTAAaatcaaagtttttttttttttttctaactatAGATTGCCATTTCTGCAGGTTTTTTAAGCATCTGCTACTAGTATTCCTGACACAACAAATGGCTGCTGGTCTCTTTAGACTTATTGCTGGAGTTTGCAGGACTATGATTATTGCCAACACTGGTGGGGTGCTCATTCTCCTCCTTGTTTTCCTACTTGGAGGCTTCATCATACCTAAAGGTCAGCACTAATCTAAACCTAAACAAGCTTGTGTATTTAATGAATTGctaaaaagatatatatatatatttttgacaTTGGTGACAGGTCAAATTCCAAACTGGTGGGAGTGGGCTTATTGGCTTTCACCTATGTCTTATGGTTACAATGCCTTTGCTGTGAATGAATTATATGCTCCAAGGTGGATGAACAAATTGGTATGTTTCACATTATCAATGAGcgttatatatgtgtgtgtatatatatatatatttagatgAAATTGAGATGCAATTGATTCCTCTGCAGGCTTCAGACAATAGTAGACGCCTAGGCATAGCAGTGCTCGAGAGCATAGATGTTTTTCGCGACAAGAACTGGTATTGGATTGGTGCAGGTGCTGTTCTAGGATTTGCAGTTCTTTTCAACATCCTTTTCACCTTTTCTCTAATGTACTTGACCCGTAAGTTCTGCCAAGCTaaatttccttctttctttattcGTTCTCTTGTTTCAAGTAGCTAATCTTTCGCACATGCTATTGTTGTTTTGACATAATAGCTCCTGGAAAGAAACAAGCAACAATCTCTGAGGAATCAGCAAAGGAAATGGAAGGTGAGGAAGACTCAAAGGGTCAGCCAAGACTAAGAATGTCCAAGTCAAACTCTCACTCATTATCTTCTGCTGATGGAAACAATACAAGTAAGGAACACAAAATTATACAGTTTTACATGACTTGTTTAAATGGTTGCTATTGAATTTCTTATAGAGACTTGAAATTGGAACATCACAGGGGAAATGGCAATGCGGAGGATGAGCAGCAGATCCAATCCCAATGGATTAAGTAGAAATGCAGATTCATCTCTTGAGGCAGCTAACGGTGTTGCTCCAAAGAGAGGAATGGTTCTTCCTTTCACTCCCCTAGCCATGTCCTTTAACGACGTCAATTATTATGTAGACATGCCTGCTGTAAGAATCAACACCTTTATGGCTCTTAAAAAAGAATTTTAGCACTGTTATCAAGTAATGAACATAATTCAACTTAATTTATGGCTTTATGGCAACAGGAAATGAAGCAGCAAGGAGTTCCAGAGGACAGGCTTCAGCTACTTCGGGAAGTAACAGGTGCATTTAGGCCTGGAGTCCTGACAGCACTAATGGGAGTCAGTGGTGCTGGAAAGACAACATTGATGGACGTTTTGGCAGGAAGAAAAACAGGTGGATATATAGAAGGTGATATTAGAATTTCAGGATTTCCCAAGAAGCAAGAGACCTTTGCAAGAGTTTCCGGATATTGTGAACAGAATGATATCCATTCACCTCAAGTCACTGTTAGAGAATCCTTGATCTATTCAGCATTCCTCCGACTTCCCAAGGAAGTCAGCAATGAAGAAAAGATGGTAAATTCATCACTTAATCAACTTTTTCAGAAACAGAATATCGGGTAAATAATAAAATGCTAAAAGGAAACttgccccttttttttttttatctttccagatttttgttgatgaagtgatGGAGTTGGTAGAGCTAGACAATCTCAAGGATGCTATAGTTGGGCTTCCAGGAGTTACAGGGTTGTCAACAGAACAGAGGAAGAGGTTGACAATTGCAGTGGAGCTTGTTGCTAATCCTTCAATAATTTTCATGGACGAACCAACTTCTGGTCTAGATGCAAGAGCAGCAGCAATTGTTATGAGGACTGTGAGAAACACTGTGGATACAGGAAGAACTGTTGTCTGCACAATCCATCAGCCCAGCATCGACATCTTTGAAGCCTTTGATGAGTTGCTACTGATGAAGAGAGGAGGACAAGTGATATATTCAGGTCCATTGGGTCGAAATTCCCACAAGATCATCGAATACTTTGAGGTATTTTATTAAACTTTGATCCTTCAGGGtacttgaaaaataaattgtgTTATCTGACTTTTTGTGCTCATTCACACATTTGCAGGAAATTCCTGGAGTTCCTAAAATCAAAGACAAGTACAATCCAGCAACGTGGATGCTAGAAGTGAGCTCAATAGCAGCAGAGGTCCGGCTTGGGATTGACTTTGCAGAACACTACAAATCATCGTCCTTGTATCAGTATGTCAAGACACTTCTAATATCCAAAAACTTTTCTTATGCATATATATGCaagatttttctaatattaactGTTGTTCATGTGGCTTGAATTTTGGGTATATCTTTTTGTGGTCCAAATTGTGACATGACCCGAAAAGTTCTATGCTGGTGTGATTTGAATTTTTCGAAACTAATACAAATAACTTTTGAATCCATTTTGTACTTGatccaaaataattaattcaaattatttaatagtattAAGATAGGATTTATATATTAACAATTCAATGGTAATTTGCCGATTCTCACATCAATCAGGTAGCTAAGTAttacattttttataattttgaaggATAATACATAAATTACATGCTCAGACTGCTAgaagtatattttttattggtatatatatatatatatatatatatatatatatatatatatatataattttttgattCTCATAGAGGAAATATATTATGATTTAACTAAATCAGCTACCAAccttatttttatacttttatattttaaaattatagcaaATTATACAtgttcattatatatatatatatatatatatataattaggaAATTCTGTCAGTTTTTTAAGTCATATTATTCTTGATAGGTTAGAGAGTGGTCGTAACATTATCTCTACTTTGTCGTGGACATAAATCCTACtgttgaattatattaaatttcttgTATCTCTTTCTCTAGCATTGCAATTATGAATGCGTGTTTGTTTACTTTGCGTTTGTCTGAACATTAACTTTAAATATATGCTTCCATATGAGCAGGAGAAACAAGGCTTTAGTGAAGGAGTTGAGCACACCACCAGCAGGAGCAAAAGACCTTTATTTCGCCTCCCAATATTCTCATTCTCCATGGGGACAGTTCAAGTCATGCCTTTGGAAGCAGTGGTGGACTTACTGGAGAAGTCCTGACTATAACCTTGTTAGATACTTCTTCACCTTGGCTGCTGCCCTTATGATTGGGACTATATTCTGGAAAGTTGGCACTAAAAAGTATGCAACAAAACTCCAAATATATCTCATCTCCTGCTTGCTTATAGAATTCAAGAGAACATCAATTTTAATTGCTAATATAATTGCTCTATAATTCAGGGATACCTCAACTGACTTGAGTATGATCATTGGAGCCATGTATGCTGCAGTCTTGTTTATTGGAATCAACAACTGCTCAACAGTACAGCCAATAATAGTGGTCGAAAGAAGTGTCTTTTATCGCGAAAGAGCAGCAGGGATGTATTCTGCACTACCTTATGCCCTTGCACAGGTGAGCTAAAGAACTTTCTTTTTATTAGCATATAATGTGATGTGAAAGAATAGTCCTCAGAGTCTCAATTCTAATTGATTGAAACTTGAATGTTATGACCTTGCAGGTTATTTGTGAAATACCTTATGTGCTGGTTCAAACTACATATTATACAGTAATTGTGTATGCTATGGTAGCCTTTGAATGGACAGCAGCCAAATTTTTCTGGTTCTTTTttatctccttcttctccttcctctacTTCACATACTATGGAATGATGACCGTCTCCGTCTCGCCAAACCTCCAAGTAGCATCCATATTTGCAGCAACATTCTATGCACTCTTCAATCTCTTCTCAGGCTTCTTCATTCCTCGACCGGTAATGTTCATTTCTTTGCATTGTCTTCTCTCTCACTTGAAAAATAACTAAGCATTAATGGGTTTCATTTTTTGTTGTGAAATTTCAGAGAATTCCCAAGTGGTGGGTATGGTACTATTGGATTTGCCCAGTGGCATGGACAGTGTATGGACTACTTGTGTCACAGTACAGGGATGTTGAAGACCCCATTAGTGTTCCTGGGTTATCTCCTAAtccttcaattaaaaattacattCAAGATTATTATGGGTATGATCCAGACTTCATGGGGCCAGTTGCTGCAGTATTGGTTGGATTCACAATCTTCTTTGCATTTGTATATGCTTATGCTATAAAGACATTGAACTTCCAGACAAGATAGAGAAATCACAACATATTAAACTAAACTTGTAGATATATAACAAATGTAGTACTATAAGTAGAGGACAATAAGCCATGCAAGTTTAAAGTACTGTTGGCTATTGTATAATGCTTGTATTAATATATAGGCATGCTATTTTGGATATGTATGTATGACATGTTAGCGAAGATTACGATGCTTCAAGCTTTGAGAGGTGTATATGTACATGTAAATGATATTTGAATCCTATAAAATTCAAGAAATTCATGAGTGAAAACAATAATTCTATGTTGGTGAAGAACATATATAGTCAGTTGCTGCTAAATtcacattaaaataaaaaacaataatTCTCCCAATTTCAAGTGAGTTTCATGAATTCGTTTTCCCCACTAATCTGATAATAGTTTGTTCAGTGGAGGTAGGTAAACTTTCCTTTAACCATGCTCTTGACATGATATATAGTCTGCCTATAACTTAGCATTACAATGAGGACCAAGCAAAAGAGAAGTTGTGCTCTCACCTCCTATCTTATTTGGGCACTTCCTTAACCATGCATTTGACATGATTAGAGTTAAATTAGCATTAAATTAGGAATATCCTGAAGTGGTGTCACAACTCTGACTCCAATCTTTCAGCATAAATTTATCCtttttttatacatgattttatttatttcattagaGTGAAAGGTAAATCagaaacatatgatgtatacTTGTCTAGAAGTCTCGCCTGATTATTTATCTTGCTCAAATTCACTAGTTCTTGGTTTTCACCATTTACTAGTTCTTCATACAATTCTATAGGATACAATATCTTAATATTAGAAAATTGCTTAA
This sequence is a window from Manihot esculenta cultivar AM560-2 chromosome 4, M.esculenta_v8, whole genome shotgun sequence. Protein-coding genes within it:
- the LOC110613573 gene encoding ABC transporter G family member 29 encodes the protein MLNMDGIEKMGRASSRRASQSISRSISRSFSRSMEDVFSGRMYSRRSSFHAEEDEEALKWAAIEKLPTYDRLRTTIIKSFVENELHGAKMIHKEVDVRKLDMNDRQTFIDMLFKVAEEDNEKFLRKFRQRIDKVGIRLPTVEVRFERLSVEADCQIGSRALPTLPNVARNIAESAIGMLGIHLSKRTKLTILKDASGILKPSRMTLLLGPPSSGKTTLLLALAGKLDPSLKVSGDITYNGYKLNEFVPRKTSAYISQNDVHVGVMTVKETLDFSARCQGVGSRYDLLSELSRREKDAGILPEAEVDLFMKATAMKGAENNLFTDYTLKLLGLDICKDTIVGDEMLRGISGGQKKRVTTGEMIVGPTKTLFMDEISTGLDSSTTFQIVKCMQQIVHLTEATVLMSLLQPAPETFDLFDDVILLSEGRIVYQGPRQHILEFFERCGFRCPERKGTADFLQEVTSKKDQEQYWANKNKPYRYISVPEFAEKFKNFHVGMQLENELSVPFDKSHGHRAALAFSKYSVPKLDLLKACWDKEFLLIKRNAVVFVSKTVQIIIVAIISSTVFIKPRMHTRNEADGSIYVGALLFTMIINMFNGFAELSLMISRLPVFYKQRDLLFHPPWTFTLPTFLLALPISIIESIVWVCITYYSIGFAPEASRFFKHLLLVFLTQQMAAGLFRLIAGVCRTMIIANTGGVLILLLVFLLGGFIIPKGQIPNWWEWAYWLSPMSYGYNAFAVNELYAPRWMNKLASDNSRRLGIAVLESIDVFRDKNWYWIGAGAVLGFAVLFNILFTFSLMYLTPPGKKQATISEESAKEMEGEEDSKGQPRLRMSKSNSHSLSSADGNNTREMAMRRMSSRSNPNGLSRNADSSLEAANGVAPKRGMVLPFTPLAMSFNDVNYYVDMPAEMKQQGVPEDRLQLLREVTGAFRPGVLTALMGVSGAGKTTLMDVLAGRKTGGYIEGDIRISGFPKKQETFARVSGYCEQNDIHSPQVTVRESLIYSAFLRLPKEVSNEEKMIFVDEVMELVELDNLKDAIVGLPGVTGLSTEQRKRLTIAVELVANPSIIFMDEPTSGLDARAAAIVMRTVRNTVDTGRTVVCTIHQPSIDIFEAFDELLLMKRGGQVIYSGPLGRNSHKIIEYFEEIPGVPKIKDKYNPATWMLEVSSIAAEVRLGIDFAEHYKSSSLYQRNKALVKELSTPPAGAKDLYFASQYSHSPWGQFKSCLWKQWWTYWRSPDYNLVRYFFTLAAALMIGTIFWKVGTKKDTSTDLSMIIGAMYAAVLFIGINNCSTVQPIIVVERSVFYRERAAGMYSALPYALAQVICEIPYVLVQTTYYTVIVYAMVAFEWTAAKFFWFFFISFFSFLYFTYYGMMTVSVSPNLQVASIFAATFYALFNLFSGFFIPRPRIPKWWVWYYWICPVAWTVYGLLVSQYRDVEDPISVPGLSPNPSIKNYIQDYYGYDPDFMGPVAAVLVGFTIFFAFVYAYAIKTLNFQTR